In Macadamia integrifolia cultivar HAES 741 chromosome 1, SCU_Mint_v3, whole genome shotgun sequence, a single window of DNA contains:
- the LOC122063090 gene encoding uncharacterized protein LOC122063090 — protein sequence MGDFNATLHSHEKRGPGNFSLGSAAEFGAMVDACSMSQVLSIGRKFTWTNNRCHGNVCSVLDRSFCDKEWLDSFQDYHDDFDRVVADSWSEWILGAPIYVLVNKLKKLKGVIRDWARSTFPHLDRVLEEANRVLAQIQEQIDTKGMDDQLYALEAMAKTTLIKVMENHEKMWAEKARIRWLKFGDRNSKFFLLSTKMRRNKNTIKSLKKQDGSMVDDPIQIGNYIVDFYENFHKATPTVQHEELLDNIPLILTKLIVTTWMPFLEIQRLKGLCGSLIRTARQGVNKNFLVLIPKVDGVDNLGNFRPLCMGNFFCKIITKVMALRLEPLLPRLISDEQGASPKGKIIHDNIIVASELANLIFSSTRGGGISIIDIRKAYDTIDWKFIFQVMHRFSFSERWIGWLNQILIYSKISILVNGGPQGFFNVERGLRQGDPISPILFIIVEEVLSRGLKGLIQSNQIKLIQGPRGAETPGHILFTDDIIIFTNASQSFPTKYLGVEIFKGRLKKNALMPVMDNVKKCHAGWKGKLLSMVGRTELVRSVISSIPTHNFAVY from the exons ATGGGTGATTTCAATGCCACTCTCCACTCACATGAAAAACGAGGTCCAGGGAACTTTAGTCTGGGCTCTGCAGCGGAATTTGGAGCCATGGTAGATGCTTGCTCCATGTCTCAGGTTCTCTCGATTGGTAGAAAATTCACTTGGACAAACAATCGATGCCATGGAAATGTTTGTTCGGTTCTGGACAGAAGTTTTTGTGACAAAGAATGGCTAGATAGTTTTCAGGACT ATCACGACGACTTTGATAGAGTGGTGGCGGATTCTTGGTCGGAATGGATTTTGGGAGCTCCTATCTATGTTCTTGTCAATAAGCTTAAAAAGCTTAAGGGTGTGATCAGAGACTGGGCGAGGTCTACTTTTCCTCATCTAGATAGGGTGCTGGAAGAGGCAAATAGGGTTCTAGCACAGATTCAGGAGCAGATTGATACAAAAGGTATGGATGATCAGTTGTATGCCTTGGAGGCCATGGCTAAGACTACCCTGATTAAGGTcatggaaaatcatgaaaaaatgtGGGCTGAAAAAGCAAGGATTAGATGGCTTAAATTTGGTGATAGAAACTCCAAATTCTTCCTCCTTTCTACTAAAATGAGGAGGAATAAGAACACGATCAAATCACTTAAGAAGCAGGACGGCTCCATGGTTGATGATCCCATCCAAATAGGGAACTACATAGTTGACTTCTATGAGAATTTTCACAAAGCTACCCCGACTGTACAACATGAGGAATTACTGGACAATATTCCCTTAATCCTGACCAAGTTGATCGTTACCACATGGATGCCCTTCCTGGAGATACAGAGATTAAAAGGGCTGTGTGGGAGCTTGATCCGGACAGCTCGCCAG GGTGTGAACAAAAATTTCCTTGTGCTGATCCCAAAGGTAGATGGGGTAGATAACCTAGGTAACTTCCGCCCTCTATGCATGGGAAACTTCTTCTGCAAAATTATTACAAAGGTGATGGCATTGAGGTTGGAGCCTCTTCTTCCCAGATTAATATCTGATGAGCAAGGTGCTTCCCCAAAAGGAAAGATTATCCATGACAATATTATTGTCGCTTCAGAGCTTGCAAACTTGATATTCTCATCCACCAGAGGAGGGGGTATCAGCATAATTGACATCAGAAAAGCCTATGACACAATTGACTGGAAGTTTATTTTTCAGGTTATGCATAGATTCAGTTTCTCTGAGAGATGGATCGGATGGCtcaaccaaattttgatatatTCTAAGATATCAATTCTAGTTAATGGAGGACCGCAAGGGTTTTTTAATGTGGAACGAGGCCTGAGACAAGGTGATCCGATATCGCCGATACTGTTTATAATTGTAGAAGAAGTTCTATCTCGGGGGCTGAAGGGGCTAATCCAGTCGAACCAAATAAAGTTAATCCAGGGCCCAAGAGGCGCTGAAACCCCAGGGCACATCTTGTTCACGGATGACATCATTATATTCACCAATGCTTCCCAGAG cttccctacaaaatatttagGTGTTGAAATCTTTAAGGGTCGGTTAAAAAAGAATGCTCTCATGCCTGTGATGGACAATGTGAAGAAGTGCCATGCAGGGTGGAAGGGTAAGCTTCTTTCAATGGTGGGAAGAACAGAGCTAGTCAGATCTGTGATCTCTAGCATCCCTACTCATAATTTTGCGGTATACTAG